The Lineus longissimus chromosome 2, tnLinLong1.2, whole genome shotgun sequence genome window below encodes:
- the LOC135483655 gene encoding probable serine/threonine-protein kinase roco5 — translation MPRNYVDNASNRRLGRVGMVVGSMPVSRGSSGSSFGGYGSTKTYVDNSYNRSLGRVGMEHGTAVVSRSSASGVSSGYSGSPKTYVDNSYNRSLGRVGMEHGTAVVSRSSASGVSSGYSGSPKTYVDNSYNRSLGRVGMEHGTAVVSRSSASGVSSGYSGSPKTYVDNSYNRSLGRVGMEHGTAVASRSSSAAYGNGASPKTYVDNALNRSLGRVGLPHGTAVLSEFGPSGSGLSSTYVDNDYNRRLGRVGLEKGTAVVSKSASSSRDLQFRVYKDNDFNRRIGRVGLPLGSMVVSRSSKLSQSRLVTPRQTSKRWQASRDLLYRFLANPDDDMDFDYGPSDPETQKETTQQVIDVIHRMEEVRLWQEKSHTNRKPSTSRALMQSYQGERIIFKELDLKKKIGHGGFGDVYFAEWKGTVVAVKKLRVQRVSQKCLKEFHSEIRVFCMLDHPNIVKFLGACVVTPKVAIVMEYMEKSLFQKIHMEDDDISEEGKLSIMSQVVNGLDYLHLNGIAHCDVKSQNVLLNYEEATGQYVAKITDFGLSIMKSDADASTTKTGQVQGGTPRYSSPEVLRGEILNRKAMMKSDVYSLGLVLYEIICAEEPFSGYNQMQLVRFVGNGRVIPDFGDDINPSVTQVVEQCWKRNPLQRPSTSYLRDNMCSFPYLYEL, via the exons ATGCCACGAAACTATGTCGACAACGCTTCCAACCGTAGGCTTGGCCGTGTGGGCATGGTTGTCGGGAGCATGCCGGTGTCCAGAGGTTCTAGTGGGAGCAGTTTCGGTGGGTATGGCTCGACCAAGACCTACGTAGACAACTCGTACAACCGTAGCCTTGGACGTGTAGGAATGGAGCACGGAACTGCTGTTGTGTCGAGGTCGTCTGCTAGTGGAGTGTCTTCTGGCTACTCGGGGTCACCTAAGACGTATGTGGATAACTCGTACAACCGTAGCCTTGGACGTGTAGGAATGGAGCACGGAACTGCTGTTGTGTCGAGGTCGTCTGCTAGTGGAGTGTCTTCTGGCTACTCAGGGTCACCTAAGACGTATGTGGATAACTCGTACAACCGTAGCCTTGGACGTGTAGGAATGGAGCACGGAACTGCTGTTGTGTCGAGGTCGTCTGCTAGTGGAGTGTCTTCTGGCTACTCAGGGTCACCTAAGACGTATGTGGATAACTCGTACAACCGTAGCCTTGGACGTGTAGGAATGGAGCACGGAACAGCTGTCGCATCGAGATCCTCTTCGGCAGCATATGGAAATGGGGCATCTCCCAAGACGTATGTGGATAACGCTTTAAATCGAAGTTTGGGTCGAGTTGGTTTGCCGCATGGAACAGCCGTTTTGTCTGAATTTGGACCTTCTGGGTCTGGATTGTCATCAACCTATGTTGATAACGACTACAATCGAAGGTTGGGACGAGTTGGTTTAGAGAAAG GAACAGCCGTAGTATCTAAGAGTGCATCCAGCTCCCGCGATTTACAATTCCGAGTCTATAAAGACAACGACTTTAATCGCAGGATTGGGCGTGTTGGCTTACCATTGGGTAGCATGGTGGTTTCCCGCTCCTCAAAATTGTCACAGTCAAGACTTGTCACACCTCGCCAGACATCAAAAAGATGGCAAGCTTCTCGGGACCTCCTGTATCGCTTCTTAGCCAATCct gatgatgacatggacttTGATTATGGTCCATCTGATCCAGAAACCCAAAAAGAGACAACTCAACAGGTGATTGATGTCATTCACCGTATGGAAGAGGTCCGCTTGTGGCAGGAAAAATCCCACACAAACAGAAAGCCTTCGACATCTCGTGCCCTCATGCAGAGCTATCAGGGCGAGAGAATCATCTTCAAGGAATTGGATCTGAAGAAAAAGATCGGGCATGGTGGCTTTGGCGATGTCTACTTTGCTGAGTGGAAGGGAACTGTTGTTGCCGTCAAGAAACTGCGGGTCCAGAGGGTGTCGCAGAAATGCCTAAAGGAATTCCATTCTGAAATCCGTGTTTTCTGCATGCTCGACCACCCGAACATTGTTAAGTTCCTTGGCGCATGTGTTGTTACACCCAAAGTTGCTATTGTCATGGAATACATGGAGAAGAGCCTGTTTCAGAAG ATCCACATGGAGGATGATGACATTTCCGAGGAGGGGAAACTGTCGATCATGAGCCAGGTCGTCAATGGTCTGGATTACCTGCACTTGAATGGCATTGCCCACTGTGATGTCAAGTCTCAAAACGTCCTGTTGAATTATGAGGAGGCAACGGGTCAATATGTTGCAAAGATCACTGATTTTGGTCTGAGTATAATGAAGAGCGATGCGGACGCGTCTACCACCAAGACAGGCCAG GTCCAGGGTGGGACTCCTCGATATTCTtcaccagaagtattaaggggAGAAATCCTCAATCGGAAGGCAATGATGAAGTCGGATGTCTACTCTCTTGGTCTTGTTCTGTATGAGATCATTTGTGCAGAGGAACCATTCAGTGGCTACAATCAAATGCAGCTTGTACGTTTCGTGGGCAATGGTCGTGTGATTCCCGACTTTGGAGATGACATCAACCCCTCAGTCACCCAGGTGGTAGAGCAGTGCTGGAAACGTAATCCGCTTCAGCGCCCATCCACTTCCTACTTGCGAGATAACATGTGTAGTTTCCCCTACTTATATGAACTGTAA